Below is a genomic region from Hevea brasiliensis isolate MT/VB/25A 57/8 chromosome 3, ASM3005281v1, whole genome shotgun sequence.
TAAACCTTGTTACTACCTTGCCCTGATGGATTTGCCATATTAACTATTCAATCCAAGAAAGAAAGAAACAACAAACTTAATAAGATCTCTCTTTGTTTGGATATGGAGATATTAACTACTCTCCTCACTCCAACACAAGATGTGTTATCATGTATTATATAGAGTTCCAAAGAGAATAATATAATAACTAAGTTGAAATTGAAGGTAATGGTCCACTGCTGTTTCTGATACCAACTTAATTTGTTCTCTACTTTAATTTGTGCTTAGACCTTGATTTTCCCCAAGCACATTATGGAGAATAGGTTCcacagtatatatatatatatatatatatagaaaagtaACATTTAAGAACACCACACTCCAATAATTCATCttatctataatatatatatatatatatatatatgaaaggagTACATTTGTTTTGTCAAAAATacccttttttttaattatttacaattatattttattattgaaattaattttaaagtttatataaattaaaattcttaattttatttatacttaaattctatttaattaaaattttcattataattcaaaataaaatttgataaaaaataacaaaaatagaaatttgttttttttaaatcgttactttcattttttttttctaaaaatatagtttattttacataaaaattaagtaaaaaatcagaaatttacttttttttatgaattttatgttTTCAAGAAGATTGAGGAACGacattaaattgaaaattaaaatgattttaattttatttttatggctTTTCTTATGGcggattttaattgtcaaaatttgttaccttattttaataaatgaaaaCATAAATGATAAgagaatatatattaaaagtgtccTTATTTACTAAAATGCAATAAGTAATAGAATTCTTAAACAAATGAAGAATTAAAAAGATGAGGGGAAAATGAATTGCACTTAAATATATGTCAATAGAAACATGCTCAGTTCTTGATTGCTGATAAATTGTAAGtatatttattttcatatatattCTAAGTAATGATAACAtctcaaaaataaatattaatattattatttattttaattttttttcacaaTTAGTTCCTACAAGAACTCGAATTCAATAGCTCACAACCATGGATACTACTTTAGTATTACTGAGCTAAAActcatattattatttatttcaattctaTTTTAATTTGCATATTTTCAAGTCAATAAGCTGAGAATCGCAATATATCTAAGTATGTGCCTGCAGAGGGCAACAAAGTTGAAATTTAGGCCAGAGAACAACTAATTTGCCAAGTTTTTTCTGCTATTCACTACTATATACTTGATACATCCATGATCATCGGAGATGGTGTCCTTACTCCATCTATTTCAGGTTCATTTTTACATTGTTATTAAATAATTGCATAAGATAAAAAATTTCAAGATAAAGAAAGCTATTCACGTGCATGTAGTCTAATTATAtagtttatttaaataatttttattcttttttaatataagtctctattttcttataaaaaaaaaaaaagaagaaagagtcACTATTAATATTCATTCCCATAATTCTATTTAAATATACTCACCCTCTATTCAATTATTGATATAGAGAAATTGGTTTAATTTACTTTTTGGTGCAAAGATATTATCTTTTTATGTTTTAGTGATGTCCTACATAATTTCTACTATTTCAGTTTATGTTGGTTTTTGTTATATGGAATATACGCAGGGCCGATTCATGTATCATGTATATTATTAGAATTTGGATTGATTACATTTGTTTATATCTAATTTGTAGTCTTAATCTGAGATTCATAGTATATAAATGACTATATTTTATAGCCTTTACTAATTTATGATATCACGACCCAATTTATAGGcctgactggcactaggacctgggccggtaTAAAGCCCCCGATGGCCGTAGTAAGTTTTACTGTTCTCAAAATCCATAATCAATCAAAAATTTAGacccaacatgtaaataaaattaaataaaataaaatattttttattcggATCAACCCAATCCGATAACCATCAAAAAGTGAAGTTAGGGGAGTCCCTCTCAACCCTGATACCATCACTTACAAATTGTTTAAATACCAtataaatcttcatttattaatattttcccataaaataataaatttaaaaattagaggtATTACATATAAGAGGcatcttaattttttatataatatatattcttaagaaaataaagaaataaaatttcaaaatattttaagatttattagttaattaatgaaattttctaaaattacatataaaaaaataaataacgaATATGAGCAATAAGTACAACAACGCACGCTACAAAAAAAGCTAGTTATTTTAAAATAGCAAGTGATTTTTCATATGCAATTTTAATAcattgaaattttttttcttttttagtaGAACATCAGAGGAGTGGAGATtcgaatttaaatttataaaatgagTAATATGCCTTTAGCTGCTGCATCAAGTGAAGCCACATataatttattaagattttggtaaTGCTAGATATAAATAATGTTTATATATTTTAAGTGAAAATATATAGTTGATAATTAATATAAGGTGGAAACTTTATATTAGCAACAGTATATTTACACTAAAAATGTATAGATATATAATATCAACGCTAAACATTTTTATTAAACCTTATTAATATCTttacaattaaaattttcaaaatttttaagtaAACGTTAACATAatgaataatatatttattaaaattattttaacaattatattctaattcattcaataagtttATTAGAATTTATCTCAAATTTAAGTAAATTTTATTACATTCCTTGTCATTTATACTTGTCTTAAATATGATTATCATCATTTATATATTACTAAAACTTGATAGTCATATAAGATTATAGGAAAGCTATGATTACTCTTAGGTCATATTAGGTAACGGCTTTTAAAGTAGTATTTAGTATTTTGATAATAGTCAAAATACTATCTGTTTTATCTAGTATTTTGATCATAGTCAAAATACTATCTGTTTTATCTATATTGTTTAGTGATATAATATTTATAGTGATATTCAGAGGTTGAGGGAATGGTTCACAAAAAGCTACCCCTCATAGTTTTTAGAGGTTAAGAGAGAATTTTAACTAATGTTAATAAGATAATACTACTATTCTTACATTTAACAGTTAATCCAATAGTTATTTTTATCGAATACTTCTATTATAAAATCACTATATTAACAGCTAATATCTAATTATTAACAGTTAGTAAAATAGTTAATAGTTACTAAAACAATTAACAATTATTAGAATAGTTAATATTATCGAACAAACTTtactataatttattaataataaaagttATTATAATCAATACAATATAGTTACAATATGGTTTATATATGTGGAAAAAATTCATTATCAATCAAAGTTTGATTTTACTAgagaataatttaaaattatttattttgaatatatCAAATCCATGCATGAGAATTGCTCTTAGAAAATGATCCAAGAAAGGGACTTACTTTTAATGAACGAAAACTTACTAAAGATATATTATTATGACCATAAATATCAacaaaaatggaaaagaaaaataTCCATAATGATTTTGAAGCATAATGGAAAAGAAAAATATTCATAATGATTTTGAAGCtttggtttatatatatatagtgctTAACTTTGGATGTATATCACGAAACACTCGAATCTCAACGTCACAAAACAATGGAATATTAACATCACAAATATATTCCCCTCATTATTTGATTATCAATAAATGGCATTCGATTCCCTCTGGCAGCAGCATCCTATACAGTTGGCTAGTTATTCTGATTCACTATTATCGGCATCCTGAAAAAGTCGGTGGTGAATTACTTTTCCTCATAAAAAAGGTATTTCGtttcttttaaataataattttattaataaaatctaggaaaaaatttatttatatgaaattCAGACCTGTAAACCTACCaatatattcaacttaaaatataaaatgttaAGTATAAAAATATGGAACAACAtcagaaaataataatattacacaaacaatttatatatatatatgctttttCCATTAAATACAAGATGTATAATAATAGCCAATTCTGTTGAAGAATGTCTTGAATATATAGTTGAATTACTCATGTTCCACTTATTGAAGAATTAcattcaatggaaagattagctTTAAAATTTGAAAGCAAGATCTCATCACATGGCTTTGGAGAAGATTGAGCAAATCTCCTCAATCTTTGAATGAATCTCTCAAGACTTTGTGAAAATATGCTTGGATTTCTTCATTTATGATGTGGGGCCAAATATGCTTTATTTCAAGCACATTTCATGGCTATATTTAGCCAAGCTTACAAAATATGTTACAGTGGTGTGAGAGTGAAGAAGCAAGAGTGAAGCAGAGAGAGCAAATTGAGATAAGAGGTTAAGATATCACAAGTGAGTGGTCAAAGTACTTGAGCTTGTGAGAATTAGTATGAGTGAGATTTCGGTATAGTGAGTCAATTAGATCGGaagcaatttaattatttttgtaaatttcttctttttttagtGAAAATTCTTTTCTATAGTCTTCTCATGTACACGTAGGCTTCACAACCAAATTAACGATGTAAAATTTCTATATgctcatgttatttattttttattattttattgtcCTATACTTAATCAATCTATAATGTTTTGGGAGTGTCATTTATGCAACAAGATATGTGGTGTTGGGTTGGTTAGCTAATGGTGTCACTTTTGCTTTCCCAACCATCAAATGGGACAAGAAGCTTATATATATGAGTTGAAAATGAATGCATAGTGTGGAATTCATTGCGCCTATGTATAGAAGTACACATTGTGATTTGGATTTGTCTAACTTAAAGTGATCTataattacttgtttcaattcaGACAAAATTCAAAATGATATGAATCCAACCACttataaaattcaaaaaaaaaagaaaagaagaactgTACAAGTAAAAGCTTCATTTCTGTTTTAATATGAAGCTGAAATTTCCTAGCAAGTAACATTCGGATAATAATAATTGGATTTGAGATCGAcacaaataatataaattttaattagatttagaacggatataaatattaaattattaactgattttaaactcaaataaagtaattttaatgaatattttacCCATCATCATCTAAATTTCAGAGATTTATTGCTCTTTCTTCCCTTTGAAGAAGTATTCTTTCTTTATTGAATCTGACTCCCAATTCCTTGCATTACTAATGCCAATTAACTTTGATGTGATCTTCACTTTATATCTGTTAGTCATGTCCTTGTGGAAGTAAATTTTATTACAGATAGTCTAACAAAATTTGGTGCTCTTGGGAGCTCTAATTTTATAGTTTGCTTTTGATGATGACTTGTTATTTTACTTTCAGACATACTGTTTCTATAtattttagcttttttttttttcacaataatTGAAATGAGATCATAATCTTCTTTTGAGTGTGTTAAGAGAGACATATAGATCGGACAGTAATAAAACtttcttttttctattattttttttttcaattttataatttccCAACACTTGGGAATTATTGGGCTTTGGTAATGCTTGGAGAGGAGACATATTTGGAACTTAGGACAAGGCTCTGTTTAGGCAATGTGACGGTTGATCAGGCTATATATGTTGGGGcagtatatatacatacatatataaaaGGTTTGCAAAACTTAATTCATCATGATTTAAAATACAAGCAAGTAGATTCCACTTATTTTACATATGaatattactatatatatattctgTCATTGGTTTATGATAGATCGGATTTAAACAATAACTAAATAACTCAGATTTTTAACAACAGCCACCTTTACCTCCACCGCTGCCACCACCTGGCACTCCAGTGTATGAAGATGGTTGGGATTCAGTTGTAGATTTAGATTCGGGTTTAGGTTTAGGTTCCTCTTGCTCTGGTGGTTTATTCTTTGGTGTCTCTCGttgtttcttttcttcttcctctttccttttcttctctaatTCCTCCTGCCTTTGCTTTTGTAATTGCTCCAACATCTATAAGGAAAATAATTAAGAGTAATATCCGACAGTCTCATAAATTAATCAGTTAAacaataaattttgattcaatgatattgaaattatatttagaaatataaaattttgaattcaaactctaattggagtctaataaattagaaaaaaaagaaaaaaaactaaTGGTTTGTTGCTAGAGTACGTACCTTGAGTGCCAGTTCTTGAAAGCATTTCTTCACATTTTCTTGAGTTTTAGCACtcgattcaaaaaataaaaatccaTGCTGTTTTGCCAAAGCCATTCCTTCTTCAGTACTTACTTCTTTTTGAGACTCCTGACACTATAACAAATATAGGCTTTGATAACATTTTTTTAAACATCATTTTATGCATGATATGAAAGTaataaataacattaaaataacgTATTCAGATATCAAGATTAGGGGTGTGAAAATGGTTGGTTCGGTttgaaaccgaaccaaaccgataaaaccgaaaatcgaaaataaaaaattttaaaaaccaaaccaattattaagagaaaatcgaaccgaatcaaaccgataaatatcaattcagttcgattttaaaccgatcaaaccgaattttgtaaaatttcatattttcaacattaaatctcaataacaaaaacataaaaaaaaacttagaaatcaaaactaaaaaatcttaggtttccttgatatatatatatatatatattagtaatttcggtttggttcgattttttttatgaaaataaccgaaccataCTAATTAacagaaattatcaaaatttataaatcaaaccgaaccgactgatttttaaaaccgaatcgattgaaccaaattgactcgattcggtttgatttttcggtttaaaccgaaatctGCTCTCCCATAATCAagatagtatatatatatatatatatatatatatatatataacatcgtGTATAATAGTATTGTAAATTAATAtataagtattaaaaattttaagttataAAATTTATGCATATTATTAGATGCTTactgataatttttattaataatatgttttaaattttaaACGGTATGTATAAGGCCTAATGTCAAAGTCTTAATTTGTTGTAGTGTGAAATGATTATTTGCAACCAATCTCTAATTGTTCTCAATCAAACAAGTAGAAGTTTATGAAAATTTACTTTATCAACTTTATTTCCAACTAATATCTTGACGCAATCCTTCTTTGGGGAGCGTTGTTCTACTTCTTTAGTCCAGAAGCTTGTTATGCTGGTAAAGGATCTTTTCTGTGTCACATCATAAACTGTGATAACAACAAATACTAATGTGAAAACTTCTTTCTGATTGAATAATAATAACAGAGCATGCGGTAAATTAAATGACTGTAATAGCAAAAGCTCTAGCTGCCTGCAAGATTGATTAAGCAGGAACCAGAATTGGTTctacaattttttattttcaaagttATCATGATAAAGATTAAAAGAATAAAACCAAAGCCAAAGCATATTTATAAATTTGTAGTAATATTGGAAGCATGTATATATACCAAAAATGATCCCGTCGGCACCCCTATAAAAAGGGTCTGTTATTGTTCTGTTCCTCTCTTGGCCAGCTGCATGAAAGAAGCACACGATCATGATTTTGCAAATCAATCATGCAGTGCAAAATATTTACAAATTCCTTTTTCCTAGGATAATTGAAAGAATATGCAGGCAGCAATGAaacaaattattgttattataattaACTAGACACTTATCTGAGCATTGCTATTAAAATTTAGTAGAATTATTTTTTCAATAGTGATTTTACTTGGTATTCATTCATAATTCATGTatgttcattaattattttttattttatttttcattagctTCTATTATAACTCAGTTTTATATTATGCTTTTATTTCGTAACTcagtattataatatatatatatagatattatgttaagaattaaaaaaaaaagttattcataataataatatgatcataaatttaataagaccaataatttttatttaatataaaaaatataactaAGAAAAAGATAGAAATAATTAGATGCATTAAAATTATAGGCAATTTATTTgattgtatttttaattatttatacccATCagttctaaaattaagaatttttgacaattattattcataaatatagatataaattaattttatttaaaattttcaagtgGAAATATAAATACCAGTGTCCCAAATTGTAAGCTTCAATTCCTTGCCACCTACTTTTATATACTTGATCTTCATATCCACACCTTGAGACAAAACATCATATAATTAGAAACCTCAACATATTATCATACTAAGTATGAAAgtataattaaattctaattaataaTCAACGTGCAGGAAATCAAGTGTGAAAAATGAATGAAGCAAGTACCAATGGTGGGATCAAGCTCTGTAAAAGCATCAGAAATGAAACTGAGAAGAAGAGTGCTTTTGCCAACTCCACTATCACCTACCATAATGATCTTGAATGAGTGATCATACTTCCTGCTTTGCCCTGAAGATGATCCCATAATTAATTACTCAATCCAAGAAAGAAACTTTAGCTCTCGAGCTTTATCTTTGGATGGAAACTACTAATTCTTTACTCCAACGCAGAATTTGTTTTCATATTTATAGAGAGATCGAAAGAGAAGAGAATAATACATAGAAAGGGAAATGGCATCAATATTTCTTCTTTTGAGCTCGTTTTTTCTACTAGATTCCTAATAATGTTTATACCATGCTTTGATATAGATTCTCTTAAGCGATCTCTTTCTTTGGATGCAAACATATAATTACCCCAACACGGGATTTTGTTAATTATGTTTATAAAGAGTTCATCGAAAGAGAAGAGAAACAAGACGCAGTCATGGCATCTCATGATCTTGAGGTGACGGGCCATTTTCATGGTCATAGAGAGATTAGGTGGAAggattactttatttttttaatgcattatatatttttttaattagtaaaaattaaatgaagagagtaataattaataaactatataatatgaaaattttcatCTTAAAAGtgataaatatcaaaataaataaatagaaagaaTTGGGACTCTTATTCTCGGACTTTTAAAAgccaaaaaaatcataaaaattaaaaaaaaaaggaaaactatcaaatttgaattttaaaatttctaattatgACACAGCTCATAGTGCATCATGAAGGATTCCATTTTCAACATCAGAAATCATGGAAGCGTTCATGGTATGGGATTCCCTCGTACAGATCAATCAAGTCTATCTTAGTTGGCTAATTACTTCTCATTCTCACT
It encodes:
- the LOC110669166 gene encoding ras-related protein RABC2b, whose protein sequence is MGSSSGQSRKYDHSFKIIMVGDSGVGKSTLLLSFISDAFTELDPTIGVDMKIKYIKVGGKELKLTIWDTAGQERNRTITDPFYRGADGIIFVYDVTQKRSFTSITSFWTKEVEQRSPKKDCVKILVGNKVDKCQESQKEVSTEEGMALAKQHGFLFFESSAKTQENVKKCFQELALKMLEQLQKQRQEELEKKRKEEEEKKQRETPKNKPPEQEEPKPKPESKSTTESQPSSYTGVPGGGSGGGKGGCC